The sequence GCATTCACCGTACCGACGAGGGGCTGGTGGGCGACTGCAAGTATGACGACATCACCTGCATTGCCTCGGCCATGACCCCGGTGCCCGGCGGCGTGGGGCCCATGACCATCGCCCAGTTGCTCATCAATACCGTGATTTCGTGGAAGGCCCGCACCGGCATTGCCGGGTAGTCGTGCTGGCGGGATTTGCGGAGGGAGGCGGGCCATTGCGCCCGGCTTCCGAGCGTGACGCTTTTCAGGGCCGCGCGGCGATTGCCGTGCGGCCCTGCCGCGTTGGGGCGATTGTCGCGTTGAAGCGGTTGACGCGTAGCACGGGACAGCGCGCGGCATGCACCGGAGCCGTGTGCCTGGCCCGTTGCCCGTTGGCGTGCGCGGAAGCGGTGCGCCCTGCCGCATGATGTCCCGTAAGGGGTGTGTCCGGTACCCGAGCCGGCGGCCTTGCCCGGACCCTGGGCAGGTTCTGCCGCCCGTTGGAATGCGGGGGGTACGCCTGTCTTTACATTCCGCAAGGTTGCTTCGTGTTGCTTAGCGCTGGCACGGCTCGTGCTTTGCGACCCCTCAGGGAAGAATCTTCCCCGGTTCCGCGTGCCTGCCTTCCGTCGGGAAGGCAGTCGAAACGCGTCACGGACCGGGGTACTTCGCGCCCGAGGAGATACGCATGTTACGCGCCCTCTATTCCGGCGCCACCGGCATGAAAACCCTGGCGCAGGGCATGCAGGCGGTCAGCAACAACCTGGCCAACGTCAACACCGTGGGGTTCAAGCAACAGCAGGCGCTGTTCGAGGACCTCATGAGCCAGTACGCAGGCACGGGCAACTCGGCAACCACCTCCATCAGCCAGGTGGGCCTTGGCACGCGCCTGACGGACATCCGGACCCTGCACGGACAGGGGCCGTACGAATCGGGCTCCGCTGTCACCGACCTGTCCATCAACGGCAAGGGGTTCTTTCAGGTAACGCTGGACGGCAAGACGCACTACACCCGCGCGGGCAACTTCCGGTTCGACAAGGACGGAAGCCTGGTGGACCCCAACGGCTTCGTGCTGAACGGGCGAGCCATCACCGACGGGGTGGAGGGGGCCACCGGCCCCATCAGCCTGCCGCCGGGCGCGGACGGGCGCAACGTCATGCCCCCCAAGGCCACAACGTCCATCACGGCACTGAACAACCTGGGTTCGGGCGACAGGTCGTCGGATGCGGCCAACCCGTACTTTTCGCTGCTGTCCAAGTGGAACGGCGCGGCGGACACCCCGCTGGGCGATTCGGCCTATACGTACAAGCAGTCTATCAAGGTCTACGACGCCACGGGCAACGCCCACGACGTGACCATCTATTTCGACGGTGCCGGGCAGAGCGGCGGCAACAAGTATTTCGAGTTCGTGGTGGGCATGGACCCTGCGCACGACGGTTCGGCCATGGCCGGAACGTCCGCTGCGGGGCTGCTGATGTCCGGCACGCTTACCTTCAATTCATCCGGGCAGTTGGTGAACATGTCTGCCTACACGCCCACGAGCACGGACGCCACCAACCTCAGCAACTGGGCACCGGCGTCGTTCGGGGCGGACGGGTTGCCGCAGTTCATCGCCACCTTCGCGAGCGGCGGGGGGACACAGGTGGTGGGGCTGGATCTCGGCCTGTCCTCGTCCACCGGGGCATGGACGGCGGGGGCGGGCAGCCCGGCGGCGGTCGGGTCCAACGCCACCAGCCTGATGGGCATGGCGGGGGCCACCCTGGCGGCGGTCAGCACCACGGCCTACGGCGGCAGTTCGTCGGAAATCCGGGCGAAGCAGGATGGCTACGCCCAAGGCATTCTGGTGGACATCGACATCAGCTCGGACGGGATCATCACCGGTCGCTACAGCAACGGGCAGAAAGACGACCTGTACCGTCTCACCCTGTACCGCTTCACCAGCGAAGACGGCTTGCGCCGTGAGGGCATGAACCACTTCTCTGCCACGAAGGAATCGGGCGCGGCGGAAGAGGGGCTGCCCGACACCGAAAACTACGGCACCGTGGCGGCCAAGAGCCTGGAGCAGTCCAACGTGTCCATGGAGCGGGAATTCGTGAACATGATCATCTACCAGCGCGGCTTTCAGACCAACTCCAAGTCGATCATGACGGCGGATTCCATGATCCAGAAGGCGCTGGAACTGAAGCGTTCGTAGATTCGCAGTCCTGACAGATTACCCAAGCTGCATGAAAGGCCGCCTCCAGTACTGGGGCGGCTTTTTGCATGACGTGAAAAAACGTAAACAGGGAGCTCCGACACGTTGCATAACGATTAATCCATACGCCATGAGATGCGCTGCATTGAGGCAATATCATTTCAGGGCGATTCGTATGGGAACCACTCTCGAGTGTTCATGTGGACAGCGTCGAAATATGGTTGTACATGCGCCATGGGTGACTCGTTTGCAACTATTCATGATCTTTTTGTTGAAAATGTCCTTGTAGGTGACAGGCATAACAACCGTGAAGATAAACATGGATAACTAAGAATTATGATTAATCATAAGGTGACGTTTGACGAGAGCAAGCTGTCATGGGCCGACTATCAGCAACGCGTCATTGATGCGTTGAAGAAAGAAAATTATTCTCTGTTTGACGAAGGGCGTGTGTATGTCTCAAACGAGGAATTCAGTGGAATCGCAGATATTGAAATTCGGTGCAATATCCCGAAGCTTCGCGTTGGCGGAAAAACATCCAAGAACAATGACATAATTATTGCTGCAATAGAATGTAAAAGAAGATCAAGAACGCTAAGTCTTGATGTTGTAGGTAAAATATTTTGCTATGCGATATTAAACAGACCGCATAATCTATTTATTGTTTCTCCGAAACCGCTTTCTGCTCAAGCAAAGATGTACGCAGAAAGATTGTTCGGTTCGTCACACGTCAGGGGAAATTTTGACCATACGCAGTTCCACAACATGACGCTTGGGCAGTTGTTGGCGCGACGTAAATCAGAGGAGAAGGAAGAGGCTGGTGAAATTCGCATCGAGCAATTGATTGTTCGCATCGAGCATAATTGGGGAGTTGAGATCGTCGCTGACGATTCTTTCATGCCGGACCAAATTGAAGTTCCCGTAGGCGCACGAGTCGTTTTCGATATCGTCGTTTCCGGGATGTCGGGGGCTAATCTTTTCCTGGCGATTGCTGACGCGGCCGAACAGCCTTTGGGTTCTTTTCGAGCAGGCCCCCTCGAGCCATCACTTCCAGTCTGCTTGGATTTGTCCACAGGACGCAATGTGACAGTGGCCGGCGTGCTCGCCAAGGTGGGTGTTGCCGATTCAACCTTCCTGCCTACGGATATGATTCGCTTCATCACCGCCGGGAGCGCAGAGCCCTTTGGCGACTTGAGGAACTCTGAGGCCCAACATTTTGCCCAGAGCCAGGCGCGCCATGGTTCTGCTCGCGTGGTCGCTATTCATGGCGAAGCCGGTGTCGGGAAAAGCCATTTCTGTGAGTCTGTTGCGCGCCAGCTCAAGGACGATTTCAACTATGACTGCTTTCAGGCTATCGCAACTGAAACTGCAGGCAGCGATCTGTTCGCTCGCATACTGAAGGCGCGCCTGTTCTCAAACGTGAGGGACCGCCGCACGCAATCAGCCGAAACCGAGTACGAACTTGCCGAGGCTGCCGTTGCCCAATTCGCAAATGGCGTCGAAGCGTGCGATGATATCGCCAACGCACTGAAAAGGGCAACGGATGGTCAAGCCACAACATCCGATGGGTTGGCGATATTGGATTCACTCACGCACGCAATCCGGCACTGTCCGCGTCCCTTGTTGATAGTTTTGCGCAATTGCCATCATTTTCCGCCCGCTACGATTCGTATGCTACGCGAGTTGTTTTTGAGGCTACATGCCGAAGGATGGGGCAGCACTCATTTTCTTCTGGAATACCGGGATACCGACCGACGGGAGAACCCGGCCTGGGATAACGCGCTGGTTCAATGCGCCAATGAGCTTGGCTATGCGTTTAAGTACCACCCTGTCGTACCTTTGACGTGCGCGGAGGTCGAACACCGGGTTTGCGCTCACATAGAATGCCCGGAAGCATCAGATATCGCCATCACTCTCGTTCGAATGACTGGGGGCAATCCGATGTTTCTTGAACATGTAGTGCGCCAGTTCATAGACGACGGCATCATCATTCCAGGCGACCGCAAGCGGTACCGCGTTGACCACATGGATATTTTCAAGCGACGCATTGAGAACGTCCCGCATACAATTGAAGACTTTCTCAGCTTCCGGATCGGCGAAGTGGTGAACAGGGCAGAGCATAGGCTTCGCCCGGTCATCAAGGCATACCTTGGCCTCAGTGCGCTGTCGCTGAGCTCCCGCACTTCGGATGTCACCAGCCTTGACGAAGCCCGAATCGCCAAAGCCCTCCATGTCCGCCCTGTAACGCTCGAACGCATTCGTAGCCGTGTCCTTGGTGGGGGCGTGATGAAATCAAGCCTGGCTGCCCCGCCAGCAGTGTTTTCCCATGACATGATGGCCGCATCGGCATTGGCTGTCGTGCGAAAGGACTCCAGTTTCCGCGATTACGGTTTGAACTACTTGAATCTATTGGATAGCCGCGCCATCGACGACGCTGTGATCGGTGGGCGGCTGAGCAGTGTCCTTGATCGTCCTGCCGATGCTCTCATGCATTTCGAACGTGGTGCCCGGCTTTCCGCTGACGAGGGAAGCTTCATCCACCAACGGCGCTGCCTTGAAGGCGTGTGCCAGATATTCGCCGATCAAGAGGCTGCGGGTGATGCCATCAACTACGCGGCGTTCGTGCAGAGCCAGATGGATTTCTTGTGGAACGAAATTCAGCGCGGATCCCAGTATGTTGCCGAGCGCATGCTGAACGGACTCAAAAGTCGCTTTCAAGCTGACGAAACAAACGGGCTGGAGCGCGCGACTGTGGCCCGTGAGGCAATGGGGATATTGGCGAGGTATCGTTTGATACTGGACCTGCGGCAAGGCTTGGCTCGAAGCTTTGTGGAGGATTTCGAAGCGTTTCTCAATTTTGAGCCTCGCGGACCAGCTCTGGCTGCCGGACTGACCCGCCTGTTGCTTTTGGCTACTCATACATGCAATCCGGTTCAGGCGGTAAAAGTGCTTGAGCTTGTGTATGCGAACGGGAATCCGTTCGAAGGTCAAAGTGAAGAAGCACAGTCGAGCTTCCTTTCTGATGTGGGGCACCTCTTTCTGTTGCAGGAGCCAATGGTGACACAGCGGCTTTGGGAGGACGGGGTGACCCTGGCCGCGCGTTGCCTTGTTCGGCAGACTATCGAGGGATATCGGCAGTGGGCACACTCTCGAACCAACGCGCTGATTGTTCGCGCAATACTACAGCCAGACGAGACCCGGTGCGACGAACTCGAGGTCTTCATGGCGCACCTGAAAGAGAAGGGGATTACAAATCCTCTGATTCGACTGATAAATTGCTATGCCGCCTTGCTGCTGCATGGTGGAAGGTTCTTGGAGGCCAAGGCTCAATTTATGGCAGGGCTGAGTCTTGCCCGCTCGACAAGCAGCAGGCAGTTCGAATGGCTATTCTGCCATAATCTTGCCATAACGGCCTTAATGGAGGGAGAGCAGGGCCAGGCAAGCGCGTTCCTGTCCGACAGTATCCGGGCTTCGGAGGATCTTTTGTCCGGCATTGGAATGGGCGCGCGGATCAATCGCTTGATCTCGCGCCTGCAAACTATCGCTCCACAACACGACGCCGAAACACAACTTCCGGTTTCATCCGATGAGAGGCACGGTCTGCGTATTTGCGGCACACTCACTCGACTTGCTCGGACCTACCGTCTTTTTCGCTGCTTGCATGTCGGGAGTGTGGAAGCTTCACCCGATCTCGATGCTTGGCCTGACGTGGAGAATACCTCTTCCCTGTTAGAGGTGAGGGCTGCGGGGGGCCTTTTTATTCTAGCCGTCGAATAGTCGAAGATGCGCCCCGCTGTTGAATGTTTTTATGAAATCACCAATTATATCAACCACTTCGTTGCGTTTCTCCCCCAACAGCAGAATGTTCCTGTTTTGCGGATAGCCCCAGCGGGCCATGGCCGCGAATGAGAAACCTGGTTGCTTGCATTCTTCTATTGGTGCCTTATGCGCCGCATCCCACAGTACCATTGCAGGCTTCTCGAATGCCGTTGCGACATGAGCTAATCCGCTATCGAAGCCGATGAAGGCATCGGCTGCCCAGATCAATGCGAATGCTTCTCGGATGGATGTTTCGATGAAACATGTCTGCAACTCCTTGAAGCGATAATCCTTTCGTCCAAGTTGAATGAATGTCACGCGTCGGTGGTAGCGGCGTACCAAGGTCCGCCACCGCCTTAAATGCCAGGGGGTTCCTTCAGGACTTGAAGTCACCCCTGAAGGATGAAGGCAGATCACTGGGCGCAGGAACCCAGACAGCGCTTTGATCGCCCATGCCATCTCTGCAGAGGAAAGGAAGAGCGACGGGCGGAGGCATGATGGCGGTACACCATAGTGGAAGCCCATGTTCTGGAGCACATGGCCGTATTGGAAGTGGTTGTCCTTTTCGATGATGATTTCCGCCATGGCCTCTGGCCCGGGGTCAATCATGGTACGAACGAACGGGTTGTTTTCCCAGACAGGGTTGTCGCCATCGCGCGAGTGCGCCCCGTAATGCAGGTTCATTGGTGCTGTCAGAAGGGATATCGGTCTCCCCAAGGCGCGGGATACGTCCTCTACTAATCGAGAAAAGCAGACGATGTCGCCGAGCCCGGGTCCGTTCGGCACCGCCAGATCTGCATTGTGGGCAGCACAGTGGCGTCTGGCTGCTGCGAAGGGCGGGGCCTCAAAGATGCGGCGGGAAAACGTTACGGCTCTGTATTCTTGGGGGACTATGTCGTGCATGATAATTCTTAGTTATCGATAGTCCCCCTTCAAATTCAACGCCTGCCGGGGATGCCCCTTGCCTAGGGCTTCGCGTTGGGCGGACACGCTTACGTGGGTGTATATTTCCGTGACGGCCAGTGAACTATGGCCGAGCAGCGTCTGGATGTTGCGAATATCCACGCCGTTTTCCAGCAGCAGGGTGGCAATGGTGTGCCGGAACATGTGCGGTGTGGCGTTCTCTGGAATGCGTGACAGCCGCTGATATTTCCTGATGATGAGCCGGACGGACTGGTCGGAAAGTGGGCGTTTGTTCCTGTTGAGGAAAAATGCATCGCCGTGACGCAGGAATTCGGCGCAGCTTGTGCGGTAATCTCCCAGCGCGCGTAGTGTGGCCTCTTCGCACAGGGGGATGACGCGTTCCCGCTTGCCTTTGCCCATGACCAAAATGCGCTGCTGTTCAAGGTCGACATCGGTGGTTTTCAGCCGACAGAGTTCGGAAACACGCACGCCTGTAGAAAACAGCGTTTCCAGTACGGCAATATCCCGCGTGACCGCCAGATGAGTTTCGGATTGCGGCGGTAGCCCGCGCCGAGCCTCATAGGCGCTTGCAAGCAGCCGTTCTACGGATGTCACGGGCAGGGTGCGGGGAAGGCTTTTGGCCCGTTCCATGCGCAAACGCAGTTTCCGGAACGGAGACGTTTCGACGTATTCTTCCTGTTCCAGAAAAGCGAAAAATGATTTCAACGTGGCAATCTTGCGTTTAATGCTGCGTGGCTTGTAGCGTGTGTCGAGCCAGTTCAGATGTGTGCGGATATGATGTTTGTCGATATCCGCAACGCAGAGCTCTTCGGTATCGGCAGCAATTGCCAGAAACTGGCGGAGATCGATTTGATAGGCGTTGGTGCTCAGGTTCGAGAGGCCGCGCTCTATGCGGCAGTGCTGTAAAAACAGATGAATGGCTGCGGACAAGTGCATGAGGCCTCTCCTGTTGTGATGTATCGAAGAGGGGGTTTTGGCTGAAAAAATGCAAATGTCACATGCTTGCGGCTGTCTACAGGTGGTCCGATATCCGGCTGTGATGTTTTTCAGTTCGCACATGCGTGTATTCGCGGGTGTTCTTGCGCAAGCACAAAGCATCAATTGTGTGAGTGAGATGTCATCTTGCGGGACAAAGTGAAATTGATTTCGATTGCGTCAGCGCCATAACGTGAAGGCCCGACAACATCTAAAGATGGTGCCGGGCCATTTGCGCGTGGAGAGAATGAATGACGTGAGACGGGATGCAGGGCAAGGGGTTGCGCCGGCACGTGTGCGAAGCTGAAAGTGCTACCGTCCCGTACCCGGCTGTAGCGCGGTGTCGTCCGACGCGCCCTTTTCGGGCACGGTGGCGCCCCGGCCCTGCGAAAGCACCACGCCCACCAGCACCAGGGCGGATGCCGCGTACTGCTGCGGCGTCAACTGATCGCCCAGCAGCACCCGGCCCATGAGCAGGGTGATTACCGGAATCAGGTTGATGAACGCCGAGGCCTGCCCGGCGGGCAGGCGGCTGACGCCGAAGTTGTACAGCCCGTAGGCACCCAGCGAGATGCACGTGCCCAGATAGACCACGGACAGCGTGGGCAGCAGCGGGAAGGCGTCCGGCAGTTGCGTGGTGGGCAGGAACAATAGCGGCAGAAAGAACGCGCTGCCCGCCAGCGACTGCACGGCGGTGATGAACAGCGGGGGATAGGTGGCGGACAGCTTCTTGGCGTTGATGACGTAGCCCGTGGCGCTGACCATGGCGCAGAGTTCCAGCAGGTTGCCCAGCAGCGGGTTGGGCGCGTTGTCGGAACTTGCCCCGCCAAGGCTCAGCCAGATGACCCCGACGATGGCCAGCGCGAAGCCGAACCACACCCGGCGGGCCAGTCGTTCGCCCAGTACGGTCCACGCGGCCACGGCCACGCACAGCGGCATCACCGAAACGATCATCCCCGCCTGAGAGGCCGATGTGTAGCGCAGGGCATGCGCCTCGAACACGAAGTACAGGCACGGTTCGCACAGGGCCATGGCGCCCAGGCGTTTCCAGTCGCCCTTGCGGTAGCGCACGTGGCGAAAGTTGCGCCACAGGGCCAGGAACACCGCCGATGAAATGCCCATGCGCCCGAATACCACCACCATGGGGTCGAACCCTTCCAGCGCAACCTTCATGGCGATGAACGAACTGCTCCACAGCAGCATGGCGAGCAGCAGTGCCAGTGTGGCGGAAGAGACGGGGGCGGTGCGTGGTGCGGTCATGGCGGTGGTTGGCGCAAGGGGTGCGTGGCGCGCGTCGCGCCGGAATGCCGGGCGGGCGTGTCGCCGGGGGCACGACCGGTGGGCTGGCCGGTGACGTGAATTGTGGATGGCCAGGGAACGACCGGTGGGCGCACACTATCCGCGCGGTGTTCATGTGTCCACTGGCACGGGCTGGAGCGGCGCTTCAGCGCTGCTCCCTGTTCTTGTGGGGGGGGCGGGCCATCCCGTTGTGGTCCGCCCGTAGCTGCGGACGTGCAGCGTCGGGGCGCGCGCCGCAACGGCAACGCCCCGGCGGCAGGTGCCACCGGGGCGTCCGGAATCCTTCATGCGCGGCATGAATGGTGACGAGCGGGATGGAGGACGGGGGGCAGGGCGGATTGCCCGCCACAGCTTACACCGGCTTGCGGCGCTTCTCCCACAGCTTCATGTCCTTCATCTTCTTGCGGCGGTCGCGTTGCAGCGACTTGCAGACCAGGGGCATGTCCTTGCGGTAGCCGTACTTGTCCCGGTAGCTGTCGGGCGTGAGGTCGTGCGAGGCAAGGTGCTTGCGGGTAAGGATCTTGAAGGTCTTGCCACATTCCAGACAGGTGATGGACTTTTCCTTCAGTGCCTTCGAGGCGTCGGGCAGCGGCGCCTCGGGGGCGGCC comes from Nitratidesulfovibrio sp. and encodes:
- a CDS encoding MucR family transcriptional regulator; translated protein: MEEYLKQALDIVKAQASVRTMNEEEISSMVQKIALAIRKISDGAPCEEQAAPEAPLPDASKALKEKSITCLECGKTFKILTRKHLASHDLTPDSYRDKYGYRKDMPLVCKSLQRDRRKKMKDMKLWEKRRKPV
- a CDS encoding DMT family transporter → MTAPRTAPVSSATLALLLAMLLWSSSFIAMKVALEGFDPMVVVFGRMGISSAVFLALWRNFRHVRYRKGDWKRLGAMALCEPCLYFVFEAHALRYTSASQAGMIVSVMPLCVAVAAWTVLGERLARRVWFGFALAIVGVIWLSLGGASSDNAPNPLLGNLLELCAMVSATGYVINAKKLSATYPPLFITAVQSLAGSAFFLPLLFLPTTQLPDAFPLLPTLSVVYLGTCISLGAYGLYNFGVSRLPAGQASAFINLIPVITLLMGRVLLGDQLTPQQYAASALVLVGVVLSQGRGATVPEKGASDDTALQPGTGR
- a CDS encoding glycosyltransferase family 9 protein, whose product is MHDIVPQEYRAVTFSRRIFEAPPFAAARRHCAAHNADLAVPNGPGLGDIVCFSRLVEDVSRALGRPISLLTAPMNLHYGAHSRDGDNPVWENNPFVRTMIDPGPEAMAEIIIEKDNHFQYGHVLQNMGFHYGVPPSCLRPSLFLSSAEMAWAIKALSGFLRPVICLHPSGVTSSPEGTPWHLRRWRTLVRRYHRRVTFIQLGRKDYRFKELQTCFIETSIREAFALIWAADAFIGFDSGLAHVATAFEKPAMVLWDAAHKAPIEECKQPGFSFAAMARWGYPQNRNILLLGEKRNEVVDIIGDFIKTFNSGAHLRLFDG
- a CDS encoding flagellar hook-basal body complex protein — translated: MLRALYSGATGMKTLAQGMQAVSNNLANVNTVGFKQQQALFEDLMSQYAGTGNSATTSISQVGLGTRLTDIRTLHGQGPYESGSAVTDLSINGKGFFQVTLDGKTHYTRAGNFRFDKDGSLVDPNGFVLNGRAITDGVEGATGPISLPPGADGRNVMPPKATTSITALNNLGSGDRSSDAANPYFSLLSKWNGAADTPLGDSAYTYKQSIKVYDATGNAHDVTIYFDGAGQSGGNKYFEFVVGMDPAHDGSAMAGTSAAGLLMSGTLTFNSSGQLVNMSAYTPTSTDATNLSNWAPASFGADGLPQFIATFASGGGTQVVGLDLGLSSSTGAWTAGAGSPAAVGSNATSLMGMAGATLAAVSTTAYGGSSSEIRAKQDGYAQGILVDIDISSDGIITGRYSNGQKDDLYRLTLYRFTSEDGLRREGMNHFSATKESGAAEEGLPDTENYGTVAAKSLEQSNVSMEREFVNMIIYQRGFQTNSKSIMTADSMIQKALELKRS
- a CDS encoding ATP-binding protein, translated to MINHKVTFDESKLSWADYQQRVIDALKKENYSLFDEGRVYVSNEEFSGIADIEIRCNIPKLRVGGKTSKNNDIIIAAIECKRRSRTLSLDVVGKIFCYAILNRPHNLFIVSPKPLSAQAKMYAERLFGSSHVRGNFDHTQFHNMTLGQLLARRKSEEKEEAGEIRIEQLIVRIEHNWGVEIVADDSFMPDQIEVPVGARVVFDIVVSGMSGANLFLAIADAAEQPLGSFRAGPLEPSLPVCLDLSTGRNVTVAGVLAKVGVADSTFLPTDMIRFITAGSAEPFGDLRNSEAQHFAQSQARHGSARVVAIHGEAGVGKSHFCESVARQLKDDFNYDCFQAIATETAGSDLFARILKARLFSNVRDRRTQSAETEYELAEAAVAQFANGVEACDDIANALKRATDGQATTSDGLAILDSLTHAIRHCPRPLLIVLRNCHHFPPATIRMLRELFLRLHAEGWGSTHFLLEYRDTDRRENPAWDNALVQCANELGYAFKYHPVVPLTCAEVEHRVCAHIECPEASDIAITLVRMTGGNPMFLEHVVRQFIDDGIIIPGDRKRYRVDHMDIFKRRIENVPHTIEDFLSFRIGEVVNRAEHRLRPVIKAYLGLSALSLSSRTSDVTSLDEARIAKALHVRPVTLERIRSRVLGGGVMKSSLAAPPAVFSHDMMAASALAVVRKDSSFRDYGLNYLNLLDSRAIDDAVIGGRLSSVLDRPADALMHFERGARLSADEGSFIHQRRCLEGVCQIFADQEAAGDAINYAAFVQSQMDFLWNEIQRGSQYVAERMLNGLKSRFQADETNGLERATVAREAMGILARYRLILDLRQGLARSFVEDFEAFLNFEPRGPALAAGLTRLLLLATHTCNPVQAVKVLELVYANGNPFEGQSEEAQSSFLSDVGHLFLLQEPMVTQRLWEDGVTLAARCLVRQTIEGYRQWAHSRTNALIVRAILQPDETRCDELEVFMAHLKEKGITNPLIRLINCYAALLLHGGRFLEAKAQFMAGLSLARSTSSRQFEWLFCHNLAITALMEGEQGQASAFLSDSIRASEDLLSGIGMGARINRLISRLQTIAPQHDAETQLPVSSDERHGLRICGTLTRLARTYRLFRCLHVGSVEASPDLDAWPDVENTSSLLEVRAAGGLFILAVE
- a CDS encoding tyrosine-type recombinase/integrase, with the translated sequence MHLSAAIHLFLQHCRIERGLSNLSTNAYQIDLRQFLAIAADTEELCVADIDKHHIRTHLNWLDTRYKPRSIKRKIATLKSFFAFLEQEEYVETSPFRKLRLRMERAKSLPRTLPVTSVERLLASAYEARRGLPPQSETHLAVTRDIAVLETLFSTGVRVSELCRLKTTDVDLEQQRILVMGKGKRERVIPLCEEATLRALGDYRTSCAEFLRHGDAFFLNRNKRPLSDQSVRLIIRKYQRLSRIPENATPHMFRHTIATLLLENGVDIRNIQTLLGHSSLAVTEIYTHVSVSAQREALGKGHPRQALNLKGDYR